CTCCTTTGTTATGCTTTTTTACTAAAGGTCTTTTCTTTCCAAGTAGAGCCAAAATATTTGCTTCTATCATATCAGCGCCATAAGCTAATTTAATAAGTTCTGGGATGCGGTCTCCGGCAATTCGAGGATTAATTTCAATAATACGTGGGCCATTACGACCGGCACGAACTTCTACATGAGCTGCACCCCACGTTAATCCTATCTTTTTCAAAGCCTTAATAACTATCTTAGAAATCTGATCAGCCAGATCCACGGAAATATCTGCCGGAAAATCATGCCCTATTTCCACAAAAATATGGGGAGTCCAAGATGTTTTTAGTTATTCCGATGATCAAACTATCCATGATTTCTACAGAAAATTCCATCCATCAATATATTCTTCAATCAAAATAGAGGGTTCTAAAGTTATATGCATATAAGAGCCAAGCCCAAAAATTAAATCCGCTTGCTCCTTAACCTCCCCAGCATTCTTACATAAACGCACAAAAGCGCTTCCTGTTAAGCTGGTGGGTTTAACAACAACCGGATAATGAATCTCATCGGAAGCTTTAACCGCTTCATTTGTTGAAGTCACTGTTCTATTTTTTGGGTTCACGTCAGAAAATTCATTAAGGATTTTGCGCATAGAGCTTTTCGTCCGACAAACGGCCACGGATTCCGGGTTTGGCCCTGGAAGGCCTAGCTTCTTAGCTGCTTGTGCTGCTACCAGTG
The sequence above is drawn from the Rhodospirillaceae bacterium genome and encodes:
- a CDS encoding ATP-grasp domain-containing protein encodes the protein MEIGHDFPADISVDLADQISKIVIKALKKIGLTWGAAHVEVRAGRNGPRIIEINPRIAGDRIPELIKLAYGADMIEANILALLGKKRPLVKKHNKGAAIRFIPTPNKGKLIDIQGLEEVKSLPWVHEVKIYRTLGDNYISNGSNRDRVAHIITSANSVQEAAQLAEQATKKIRFDWQETV